From the Myxococcales bacterium genome, one window contains:
- a CDS encoding MBL fold metallo-hydrolase has product MRPRGAWPIIIDAGTGIRRLGKALMDERFGDGSGTAHILISHTHWDHIQGMPFFSPLYRAGNKMHVFARQRGDTHLQAVFASQTEDPYFPVPLSALEASIEFHELVEGNRFAIDKTLVTCTQLNHPWIAMAYRLDCDGAAVVYCSDTAPFSDILLEHEFISKPPTGEPLPRAVADKLAAMRASLVALCRGADLLIYDTQFTIDEYKLRPHWGHSTPDDAIAIAREAKVKKLCLYHHAPMRSDEAQDAILLAARWAVKSHGDAFEVIAAYEGLELVLGDDDGVGP; this is encoded by the coding sequence GTGCGTCCGCGGGGCGCCTGGCCGATCATCATCGACGCCGGCACCGGCATCCGCCGCCTGGGCAAGGCGCTGATGGACGAGCGCTTCGGCGACGGCTCGGGCACGGCCCACATCCTGATCAGCCACACCCACTGGGACCACATCCAGGGGATGCCGTTCTTCTCGCCGCTGTACCGGGCCGGCAACAAGATGCACGTGTTCGCGCGCCAGCGCGGCGACACCCACCTCCAGGCGGTGTTCGCGTCCCAGACCGAGGACCCGTACTTCCCGGTGCCGCTGTCGGCGCTCGAGGCCTCGATCGAGTTCCACGAGCTGGTCGAGGGCAACCGGTTCGCGATCGACAAGACCCTGGTCACCTGCACCCAGCTCAACCACCCGTGGATCGCGATGGCGTACCGGCTCGACTGCGACGGCGCCGCGGTCGTGTACTGCTCCGACACCGCGCCGTTCTCGGACATCTTGCTCGAGCACGAGTTCATCTCGAAGCCGCCGACCGGCGAGCCGCTGCCGCGCGCCGTCGCCGACAAGCTGGCGGCGATGCGCGCGTCGCTGGTGGCGCTGTGCCGGGGCGCCGACCTGCTCATCTACGACACCCAGTTCACGATCGACGAGTACAAGCTGCGGCCGCACTGGGGCCACTCGACGCCCGATGACGCGATCGCGATCGCGCGCGAGGCCAAGGTCAAGAAGCTGTGCCTGTACCACCACGCGCCGATGCGCTCCGACGAGGCCCAGGACGCGATCCTGCTGGCGGCGCGGTGGGCGGTGAAGAGCCACGGCGACGCGTTCGAGGTGATCGCCGCCTACGAGGGCCTCGAGCTGGTCCTCGGTGACGACGACGGGGTCGGCCCATGA
- a CDS encoding MBL fold metallo-hydrolase produces MKIRFWGVRGSIPAPGPETNRYGGNTSCVSVTSAGGELVIIDMGTGLMHLGNHLLPSAFGKGGGRATILLSHAHWDHIQGLGFFAPVFIPGNQFALHGHGRSSAMLEGILEGQMNPNFSPLYTLKNLGASIDVRAVVPGEPFEIGDLRVTAQPNPHGTTTALAFRIDEGGRSFVYASDVGYGPDGPTPEVRALYRGADALLHDTTYTPADQVHRQARGFSSYEQAADAAIAAGARRLVTFHYDQDYSDADVDALCAACRAYLDGHGGAAIELVPAAEGLELSL; encoded by the coding sequence ATGAAGATCCGGTTCTGGGGCGTGCGCGGCTCGATCCCGGCGCCCGGCCCCGAGACCAACCGCTACGGCGGCAACACCTCGTGCGTGTCGGTGACCTCGGCCGGCGGCGAGCTGGTGATCATCGACATGGGCACCGGGCTGATGCACCTGGGCAACCACCTCTTGCCGTCCGCGTTCGGCAAGGGCGGCGGCCGCGCGACGATCTTGCTGTCGCACGCCCACTGGGATCACATCCAGGGCCTGGGCTTCTTCGCGCCGGTGTTCATCCCCGGCAACCAGTTCGCGCTGCACGGCCACGGCCGATCGTCGGCGATGCTCGAGGGCATCCTCGAGGGCCAGATGAACCCGAACTTCTCGCCGCTGTACACGCTCAAGAACCTGGGCGCGTCGATCGACGTGCGCGCGGTGGTGCCGGGCGAGCCGTTCGAGATCGGCGACCTGCGCGTGACCGCCCAGCCCAACCCCCACGGCACGACGACCGCGCTCGCGTTCCGGATCGACGAGGGCGGCCGCAGCTTCGTCTACGCGTCCGACGTCGGCTACGGCCCCGACGGCCCGACGCCGGAGGTGCGGGCGCTCTACCGCGGCGCCGACGCGCTGCTCCACGACACCACCTACACGCCGGCCGACCAGGTCCACCGCCAGGCCCGCGGCTTCTCGTCGTACGAGCAGGCCGCCGACGCCGCGATCGCCGCCGGCGCCCGGCGCCTGGTCACGTTCCACTACGACCAGGACTACAGCGACGCCGACGTCGACGCGCTGTGCGCCGCGTGCCGCGCCTACCTCGACGGCCACGGCGGCGCCGCGATCGAGCTGGTGCCCGCGGCCGAGGGCCTCGAGCTGTCGCTGTGA
- a CDS encoding cupin domain-containing protein yields MTAAAVVDLAAAFAQIAEPWSPRIVGALNGQHVKLARLAGEFVWHDHADADELFLVVRGTLVIRLDDGDLTLGPGQLTIIPRGVRHLPVAVDEVWVLLFEPAGTVSTGAATDDPRTSTGAWLR; encoded by the coding sequence GTGACCGCGGCCGCCGTCGTCGATCTCGCGGCCGCGTTCGCGCAGATCGCCGAGCCCTGGAGCCCGCGCATCGTCGGCGCGCTCAACGGCCAGCACGTCAAGCTGGCGCGCCTGGCCGGCGAGTTCGTGTGGCACGACCACGCCGACGCCGACGAGCTGTTCCTGGTGGTGCGCGGCACGCTGGTCATCCGGCTCGACGACGGCGACCTCACGCTCGGCCCGGGCCAGCTCACGATCATCCCGCGCGGCGTGCGCCACCTGCCGGTCGCCGTCGACGAGGTCTGGGTGCTGCTGTTCGAGCCCGCCGGCACGGTCAGCACCGGGGCCGCCACCGACGACCCGCGCACCTCGACCGGCGCGTGGCTGCGGTGA